The nucleotide window gaataggcttctaagaGAGGTtgcggaatccccatcactggaggtttttaataacaggctggacaaacctcTGATgtggatgatctaggtttacttagtcctgcctcagtgcagggggctctgTCACACCCCAATGTCCCCCTCTCTCAAGGGGCCCCCTGGGGAAGGCAGATTAGCATGGTATCTTGCTAACGCTGTTGCAAGCATTGCAGGGCCTTTTGGGAAGGGTCAAAGAGATGAGTGTGgaatggaagattcctttgcagggAGTGAGAGGCcaagagagggaaggaggaaaagagCAGAGAACAGGTTAACTTGACACTTCAGCTAGCTCTGTGAGAAGATAAGATGCTGGCCCCAGTCATATAATCAGCTTTGGGGTTTACtttcatttctatttaaaaagtacAAAGCAACACCTCACAGTGAATGACTCCAAATGGTGATCCTGgaaaggaccagatcctcagccagtgtaaatcagtataACTATTGAAATAGGTGGGTTTGCACTGGCTGATGGAGTTCAACCCATTTCCCATACAGGTCAAGATTCCCAATAACTTCAACAGGAACAGGAGCAGGCCCAAACTTACAGGGACATACAAAATGCACTCATTTTAGTCCTCGGTTGTTTTTTAAGGGACTGTGTCAGATAACTTAGGTTCTAAATATAGGGTTGTTTTGTTTATGGGTTTTTACAAGACTAGGACTATTAGAAAAATGACATAAATTTGTCAGAAAGACATCTTCAAGAGACTTTTGTAAGTGTCATTATAAATAGTTTTTGTCCAGATGTGAATGCTCCCCTGCAGTTTCTGCAACTCAAAGGGTAAAGCATTGTGCTAGCATTGGACAGCCAAAAAGTGATACACTTGAAGCAGTGAAACTCATTTATTTCTGATGTCCAAGCCCTTGAATGAAATTATGGTGGTATTAGTAAtacaatttaagaaaaaaatttaaGATATGATTTGACCTGAACGCTTCCCTTTTAAGttttccatttccttttcttCACAGAACGTAGCCATACACTATGGGGTTTCCTGAAATGATGCTGAGTGAAGATTTTGACAACTACTCCTATTTCTATGAGTATGAGGAAGAGGAACCACCCCAGTCCTACCTCAGTGTTGCACACATCATCTCTCTTTCCTTATGCAGTGTGGCTTTTCTCCTGGGGGTGCCAGGAAATGCCATAGTCATCTGGTTTATGGGGTTTAAATGGAATAAATCAGTCAGTACCCTCTGGTTCCTCAACCTGGCCATTGCAGACTTCATCTTTGTTCTTTTCCTGCCTCTCTACATTACGTATGTGGCCATGGGCTTCCATTGGCCCTTTGGGAAATGGCTCTGCAAGACCAACTCCTTCATTGCTTTACTAAATATGTTTGCCAGTGTCTTCTTCCTGACCATCATCAGCCTTGACCGCTATATCCGCCTGGTACACCCAGTCTTTTCCAACAAATATCGGACCCTAAGGAACACCCTCATTCTGAGTGTGATTATTTGGATCTCAGCTGCTGCTATTGGTGCCCCTGCCTTATACTTCAGAGACACAATTACCATTCACAACTCCACTATTTGCTATAACAACTTCCATCCGTATGACAAAGAACTCATTCTGATGAGGCATAATATTTTCATTTGGGTGAGGCTTGTTTGTGGCTACCTCTTTCCCCTAGTGACCATGGTCCTTTGTTACTCATTTCTGGTTCTGAAGGTGAAGAAGA belongs to Gopherus flavomarginatus isolate rGopFla2 chromosome 10, rGopFla2.mat.asm, whole genome shotgun sequence and includes:
- the CMKLR2 gene encoding chemerin-like receptor 2 — translated: MGFPEMMLSEDFDNYSYFYEYEEEEPPQSYLSVAHIISLSLCSVAFLLGVPGNAIVIWFMGFKWNKSVSTLWFLNLAIADFIFVLFLPLYITYVAMGFHWPFGKWLCKTNSFIALLNMFASVFFLTIISLDRYIRLVHPVFSNKYRTLRNTLILSVIIWISAAAIGAPALYFRDTITIHNSTICYNNFHPYDKELILMRHNIFIWVRLVCGYLFPLVTMVLCYSFLVLKVKKRTMLTSSRLFWTILAVVVAFFVCWTPYHIFTVLELSAHHNERFHDLLLSGIPLSTGLAFINSCLNPILYVLISKKFQTRVRATVSEALKLAVWEVSRSATVSEQLRNSDNSYPAVRYCETTQ